DNA from Parvularcula marina:
GAGGCAGAGAAAGAGGAGATAAGCGTAGGAACGGATAAGACGCATGGGCTCAGGTCAGGGACCGCGCATAGGCGAGCAGGAATTTGGCATATTCCCGCGACAGCAGGTTCCAGACTTTGGGCGAGGTCATCCAGCCTTCATCCGGGGCCAGACGGCTAGCCACGGGCACACTGACGATTGTCAGTTTCGGCGCGGCATGTTTCAGCTCGACGGCGGCGCGCGGCAGATGGAATTCGGACGTCACCAGCACGACCGCTTCATAGCCATGGGCAACGGCCCAGTCGCGGGCTTCCAGCGCATTGCCAATCGTCGTCTGGGCGCGGGGGCCAAGATCGACACAGCATTCGATCAGGGTGCGGTCACCGGTGGCGGCAAGATCGTTCTTGGTCACCTGCGGATGGGTGCCGGAAATCAGGACCCGCTCAGCCAGCCCCGTTTCATAAAGCTTGAGCGCCCGCTCGATCCGCTCCCCGCTGCCGCCGGTAAAGACGACGATGCCGACCTTGTCGCGGGGGATGCCTTCAAGTGCGCTCATCGCGCGATCCATGTCGAAATTACGCTCGCGCGGCAGCTGGCCGACAAAGATGAAGAACCCGAGGACGAGGCCAAGGGCTATTCCTGCCAGGAGCTTCACGAAAACACGCATCGATGAGGGCCGTCCTTGTTCGAGACACCAGCCTAATATGGCAAGCGTCTGATGGCAAAGCCTTCCGGGGTTAGCTCGTTTCCGCGAGGAAAGAGAGTTGCTCGACTTTCGCGACCTGTTTGAGGCGGTCAAGATCGGTCAGCGGGGTCGGATATTTGCCCGTGAAGCAGTGATCCGAATAGGCGGGCCGTTCGGGATCGCGCGGGCCTTTGCCGAAGGCTTCATACATCCC
Protein-coding regions in this window:
- a CDS encoding YdcF family protein, with protein sequence MRVFVKLLAGIALGLVLGFFIFVGQLPRERNFDMDRAMSALEGIPRDKVGIVVFTGGSGERIERALKLYETGLAERVLISGTHPQVTKNDLAATGDRTLIECCVDLGPRAQTTIGNALEARDWAVAHGYEAVVLVTSEFHLPRAAVELKHAAPKLTIVSVPVASRLAPDEGWMTSPKVWNLLSREYAKFLLAYARSLT